Proteins encoded by one window of Chryseobacterium sp. POL2:
- a CDS encoding MotA/TolQ/ExbB proton channel family protein: protein MADKHISVLEFLFGGGLIETLIVILLFIIGLAACYFFIVRVLKLNQENKVDPYLIKNINDMLSEARVDAAVDFCRRDNSPEARCIEKGLSRVGRPISEISNAMETQAQVEVHYAEKYVNYLASISGIAPILGSIGSVIAFAGIFSGLSHTAVDSQQLLSASFYKALSPALVGLIIGFLAYLFNNYLVAKIDYMVMKIQYHTNEFLDIINKPA, encoded by the coding sequence ATGGCAGACAAACATATTTCTGTATTAGAATTTCTTTTTGGTGGCGGACTTATCGAAACACTTATCGTTATCTTATTATTTATCATTGGATTAGCAGCTTGCTATTTTTTTATAGTTCGTGTTTTAAAACTAAATCAAGAGAATAAAGTTGACCCTTATTTGATTAAAAACATTAATGACATGCTCAGCGAAGCGCGCGTTGACGCAGCAGTTGACTTTTGTAGAAGAGACAACTCTCCAGAAGCTCGTTGTATCGAAAAAGGACTTTCTCGCGTTGGACGACCTATCAGCGAAATTTCTAACGCCATGGAAACCCAAGCGCAGGTAGAAGTTCATTACGCTGAAAAATATGTTAATTATCTAGCAAGCATTTCTGGCATTGCCCCTATTTTGGGAAGCATCGGTAGTGTTATCGCATTTGCTGGAATCTTTTCTGGACTGTCACATACTGCCGTAGATTCTCAACAACTATTATCGGCATCTTTCTACAAAGCTTTGTCACCAGCATTAGTTGGTTTAATTATTGGCTTTTTAGCATACCTATTCAATAATTATTTGGTAGCTAAAATCGATTATATGGTGATGAAAATTCAATACCATACTAACGAGTTTTTAGACATCATCAACAAACCCGCTTAA
- a CDS encoding DEAD/DEAH box helicase family protein, whose amino-acid sequence MELPTRLFNDYPIEFKKIKSKNISGFEKPKFGKTKNPNGFNVKKSTFETGTSKYINEDLQPLIDLKKKNTTVINAPVGNGKSYAIIQTIKRFYESKEQDYLIVVATPFVSLVEQYVTDIHDDGKIPTEQIYNYSNLGRNEVSYLNKKIQVVTINTLLGNAGEDSYKNSRVKREYLDSLIDDCEKKGRKVVFIYDEIHDSIQNFKEEYVFNLWKWKNVIHKNFIISATFTESSYIVIEYLAELTDKQVHIIEFPRIKRRENQSKLFIHYSSSYRFTNDTPEIQSLTAELLKKGKNIDILCYSKTLAKSLISDKNIGGKLEKKFGKINDCTSENISNQRLINEAPQNRFDNAKCNIGTNFKSGVSITKENHAYIIILPPRSTQGKFKNHYGIFSSGITSIIQAIARQRKFGEIHIISPRPKEFDYKTLKDMSPKQEETFIEFYNKVKHHDSNLKEEDKVKYFDLRKQRTLIESFYVNELHGNVVNGITLSKATERADLARLDFPPYKNFQLNEGEKYLASTYDFFGSDLSAYVTYCAITDQFVNCHLEGFTYKSTLFFEEGKIQKQLNKYYEEYFTDAFKPWYFTDMNFYMNFENFRNRLFSEFEIKLKKKDTHDFETVTKGKNSLFEQQLIRFGAFKSYGTDYYYTADYANRNKDREYTRGQYFRDCIAIASTFEANPLINYPEEFLERINIFKDLSYFRDKMIAKIAQHTKGQNTYSYLPCKPFTNFIDRSEISKFENIIDYFTRKDQLLSNGINTISTRLTGSFEKKVNSFYKILIEDFFTYEIRNTTPRITIGTTPNNQVFPNIEAINLSTTKNIANLIFSAEIAELEYDNHPERDYYFTLLESYNLE is encoded by the coding sequence ATGGAGTTACCTACAAGATTATTCAATGACTATCCCATTGAATTCAAAAAAATTAAAAGTAAAAACATTAGTGGATTTGAAAAGCCAAAATTTGGAAAAACTAAAAACCCCAATGGTTTTAATGTAAAGAAAAGTACTTTTGAAACAGGTACAAGTAAATACATTAATGAAGACCTACAACCCTTAATAGATCTAAAGAAAAAAAACACTACAGTTATAAATGCCCCTGTAGGAAATGGTAAATCTTATGCTATAATTCAAACTATTAAAAGATTCTATGAATCTAAAGAACAAGATTATCTTATAGTTGTAGCTACTCCATTTGTAAGTTTAGTTGAGCAATACGTAACTGACATCCATGATGATGGTAAAATACCTACTGAACAGATTTACAATTATAGCAACTTAGGAAGAAATGAAGTTTCATATCTAAATAAAAAGATCCAAGTTGTTACAATCAATACTCTACTTGGAAATGCTGGAGAAGACAGCTACAAAAACTCTAGGGTGAAAAGAGAATATTTAGATTCTTTAATTGACGATTGTGAAAAAAAGGGGAGAAAGGTTGTATTTATATATGATGAAATTCATGATTCAATACAAAACTTCAAGGAGGAGTATGTATTTAATTTATGGAAATGGAAAAATGTTATTCACAAAAACTTTATTATCAGTGCAACTTTTACAGAATCTTCTTACATAGTAATAGAATATCTAGCAGAGTTGACTGATAAACAAGTACACATTATTGAATTTCCTAGGATAAAAAGAAGAGAAAATCAGAGCAAATTATTTATTCACTATAGTTCATCTTATAGATTTACCAATGATACTCCAGAAATACAAAGCTTAACAGCAGAATTACTAAAAAAGGGGAAGAACATTGATATTCTCTGCTATTCCAAAACTTTAGCTAAATCTCTTATTTCTGATAAAAATATTGGAGGAAAGCTTGAAAAGAAATTTGGTAAGATAAATGATTGCACCTCAGAAAACATAAGCAATCAAAGACTGATAAATGAAGCGCCACAAAATAGGTTTGATAATGCAAAATGCAACATAGGAACCAACTTTAAATCTGGTGTAAGTATCACAAAAGAAAACCATGCTTATATCATTATCTTACCTCCTAGGAGCACACAAGGAAAATTCAAAAATCACTATGGAATTTTTTCTAGTGGTATTACTTCTATTATACAAGCTATTGCAAGACAAAGAAAGTTTGGAGAAATACACATTATTTCTCCTAGACCAAAAGAGTTTGATTATAAGACTCTAAAAGATATGAGTCCAAAGCAGGAAGAAACATTTATTGAATTTTACAATAAGGTGAAACATCATGACTCTAATCTAAAAGAAGAAGATAAAGTCAAATATTTTGATCTTAGAAAACAAAGAACACTGATTGAATCTTTTTATGTAAATGAACTTCATGGCAATGTAGTTAATGGTATTACTTTAAGTAAAGCTACTGAAAGAGCAGATTTAGCAAGATTAGATTTCCCACCATATAAAAACTTTCAACTTAATGAAGGAGAAAAATATCTTGCTTCAACATATGATTTTTTTGGAAGTGACCTATCTGCATATGTGACTTATTGTGCAATAACAGATCAATTTGTAAACTGTCACCTTGAAGGCTTTACTTATAAAAGTACTCTATTTTTTGAAGAAGGAAAGATTCAGAAACAACTAAACAAATACTATGAAGAGTATTTTACAGATGCATTTAAGCCTTGGTACTTTACTGATATGAATTTCTACATGAATTTTGAAAACTTTAGAAATAGACTTTTTAGTGAGTTTGAAATAAAGCTAAAGAAAAAAGATACTCATGATTTTGAGACTGTAACAAAAGGTAAAAACTCATTATTTGAACAACAGCTTATTAGGTTTGGTGCATTCAAGAGCTATGGAACAGATTATTATTATACAGCTGATTATGCAAATAGAAATAAAGATAGAGAATACACTAGAGGACAATACTTTAGAGATTGTATAGCTATTGCAAGTACTTTTGAAGCAAATCCCCTTATAAATTATCCAGAAGAATTCCTAGAAAGAATAAATATTTTTAAAGACCTAAGTTACTTTAGAGATAAGATGATTGCTAAAATAGCACAACATACAAAAGGTCAAAATACATATTCTTACTTGCCATGTAAACCATTTACAAACTTTATTGATAGATCGGAAATATCTAAATTTGAAAATATTATAGATTACTTTACCAGAAAAGATCAGTTATTATCAAATGGAATCAATACAATTTCAACTAGGCTAACTGGATCATTTGAAAAAAAGGTCAACTCCTTCTATAAAATACTAATAGAGGACTTTTTTACATATGAAATCCGTAATACTACTCCAAGAATTACAATTGGAACAACACCTAACAATCAGGTGTTCCCTAATATTGAAGCAATCAACCTCTCTACAACCAAGAATATTGCAAATCTAATTTTTTCTGCGGAGATAGCAGAATTAGAATATGATAATCACCCTGAAAGAGACTACTACTTTACTCTATTAGAATCTTATAATTTAGAATAA
- a CDS encoding ferric siderophore ABC transporter substrate-binding protein, which produces MYQDLDDIVFEDRHKAYGAYAFRKHYEHTLTKALLIGVAIFLLLFLLFITNVKALDDKKTTNEDMVQMDITNMLINFGDETNGKGIEEPKQEEPSAAPLESKILEETIVEIAKPSLEKIEKPLPENTVPTPTREKAATVTPKASKADKKATNVTMASTTKKADATPNAKGNIKKDGGTGDGRGNAAIGSLLAGRGAKGRSQGTGTGDGNTGDPLGGAGDGDSRIGIDRKLIGFIPGTMGRGGNQPQQECTASGSISIAYTVDKAGNVVSASRASGISDACVVATSIKWVKQYVKAEKSSVSSKGTYKIVF; this is translated from the coding sequence ATGTATCAAGATTTAGACGATATTGTATTTGAAGACCGACATAAAGCTTACGGCGCTTATGCTTTTCGCAAACATTATGAGCATACACTTACTAAAGCTTTATTAATTGGTGTTGCTATATTTTTATTATTGTTTTTACTATTTATAACCAATGTAAAAGCGCTTGATGATAAAAAAACTACCAACGAAGACATGGTCCAAATGGATATTACCAACATGCTCATCAACTTTGGTGACGAAACCAACGGAAAAGGCATCGAAGAACCCAAACAAGAAGAGCCCAGCGCAGCCCCTTTAGAATCAAAAATTTTGGAGGAAACGATTGTAGAAATAGCAAAGCCAAGTTTGGAAAAAATAGAAAAACCTCTTCCAGAAAATACCGTTCCGACGCCGACACGTGAGAAAGCAGCAACCGTAACACCCAAAGCTTCTAAAGCAGATAAAAAGGCAACAAATGTCACAATGGCAAGTACCACAAAAAAAGCAGATGCAACGCCAAATGCAAAAGGCAACATCAAAAAAGATGGTGGCACAGGCGATGGACGAGGCAATGCCGCTATAGGAAGCCTTTTGGCAGGCCGAGGCGCCAAGGGCAGAAGCCAAGGTACTGGCACAGGAGATGGCAACACTGGAGATCCTTTGGGTGGCGCAGGAGATGGCGATAGCCGAATTGGTATTGACAGAAAATTAATTGGTTTTATACCAGGAACCATGGGACGCGGCGGCAACCAACCCCAACAAGAATGTACAGCTTCTGGAAGCATTAGCATTGCTTACACAGTTGACAAAGCTGGGAATGTTGTTTCTGCAAGTCGCGCATCTGGTATTTCGGACGCATGTGTTGTCGCAACATCTATCAAATGGGTGAAGCAATATGTAAAAGCAGAAAAATCGTCTGTTTCTTCAAAAGGCACCTACAAAATCGTCTTTTAG
- the bcp gene encoding thioredoxin-dependent thiol peroxidase: protein MLQIGEALPEFEAKNQDGKVIKSSNFKGKKLVVFFYPKASTPGCTMEACNLRDNYSVLKKQGYQLLGVSSDSEKRQLNFATKNELPFDLLADEDHDVINKFGVWQLKKFMGREFMGIVRTTFVFDENSICTNIIEKVKTKDHAAQILEK from the coding sequence ATGTTACAGATTGGTGAAGCGCTTCCTGAGTTCGAAGCAAAGAATCAAGACGGAAAGGTTATAAAATCATCAAATTTTAAAGGGAAAAAATTAGTGGTTTTTTTCTATCCAAAAGCCAGTACGCCTGGTTGTACGATGGAAGCTTGTAATTTGCGAGACAATTATTCGGTTCTGAAAAAACAAGGCTATCAACTTCTTGGTGTGAGTTCAGATTCGGAAAAAAGACAGCTTAATTTCGCTACGAAAAACGAATTGCCTTTCGATCTTTTGGCAGATGAAGATCACGATGTTATCAATAAATTTGGCGTTTGGCAGTTGAAAAAATTTATGGGTCGCGAGTTTATGGGAATCGTTCGCACCACTTTTGTGTTCGACGAGAATTCTATTTGCACCAATATAATTGAAAAAGTAAAAACAAAAGATCACGCCGCTCAGATTTTAGAAAAGTAA
- a CDS encoding DUF885 domain-containing protein has protein sequence MKKIIISISLGILVACIASACKKNDSPMLKTANDSSKAENLYDIAEKYYAEYLKLYPLEATTQGDSVYNDQLPVNISQDFISKEVSFYNDVQKQLKQVDYEGLSDDDKTVYDVLDYTLKDRQERYAYHPEYIPFTQFSGLPLDFPLLGSGKGSQPFRTEKDYENWLKRMELFPAWMDAAIANFKIGMSKDVVLPKSLVVKMVEQMAAEEINSLDFGKNIFYGPIKSLPKNFKPVSANKYAKLYQDAIKSKIIPSYTKMHDFLKNEYLPKARLTDGYNALPNGANTYNYYVKSWTTTSKTPDEIHELGLKEVARIRKEMEQVKNKIGFKGNLEEFLNFVKQDPKAMPYHSSQEILDAFQSILDKITPKLETMFSVTPKTPFEIRQTEKFREASASAEYIQGTPDGKRPGIFYMPIPDPKKFNVTSGMESLFLHEAIPGHHYQVSLQQENTKLPRFMRFGWLGAYGEGWALYCESLGPEFGLYTDPYQKMGSLSDEMLRAVRLVIDTGLHTGQMTREEAIKYFLSNVAYDEAGATAEVERYMAIPGQALSYKIGAIKIRELRDKYQKDLKKKFNIASFHNEVLSQGCLPLDVLDRKMELWAKKQK, from the coding sequence ATGAAAAAAATAATAATAAGCATTAGCCTTGGCATTTTGGTGGCGTGTATTGCAAGTGCTTGCAAAAAAAACGACTCACCAATGTTAAAGACGGCCAATGACTCTAGTAAAGCCGAAAATCTGTACGATATTGCAGAAAAATACTACGCAGAATATCTTAAACTTTATCCGCTAGAAGCTACCACACAAGGCGATAGTGTGTATAATGATCAATTACCGGTAAATATTTCTCAAGACTTTATTTCTAAAGAGGTTTCTTTTTATAATGATGTCCAAAAACAATTAAAACAAGTTGATTACGAAGGGCTTTCTGATGATGACAAAACCGTTTATGATGTCTTGGATTATACATTGAAAGATCGACAAGAGCGTTACGCTTATCATCCAGAATATATACCTTTCACTCAGTTTTCGGGATTGCCATTGGATTTTCCATTGTTAGGAAGTGGCAAAGGAAGTCAACCTTTTAGAACCGAAAAAGATTATGAAAATTGGCTGAAAAGAATGGAACTGTTTCCTGCATGGATGGATGCCGCCATTGCAAATTTTAAAATAGGGATGTCAAAAGACGTTGTTTTACCGAAAAGTTTGGTTGTAAAAATGGTTGAGCAGATGGCTGCCGAGGAAATTAATTCTTTGGATTTTGGGAAGAATATTTTTTACGGACCTATCAAAAGTCTTCCTAAAAACTTTAAACCTGTTTCAGCGAACAAATATGCAAAGCTTTATCAGGATGCTATTAAAAGTAAAATTATCCCTTCTTACACCAAAATGCACGATTTTCTTAAAAACGAATATCTCCCAAAAGCGAGATTGACAGATGGTTACAATGCATTGCCAAATGGAGCTAATACGTACAATTATTATGTTAAAAGTTGGACAACAACAAGCAAAACACCAGACGAAATTCATGAATTAGGGCTTAAAGAAGTTGCTCGTATTCGTAAAGAAATGGAGCAGGTTAAAAATAAAATTGGTTTCAAAGGAAATTTGGAAGAGTTTTTAAATTTCGTTAAACAAGACCCAAAAGCAATGCCTTATCATTCATCGCAAGAAATTTTGGACGCATTTCAATCGATTTTAGATAAAATAACACCGAAACTAGAAACGATGTTTTCGGTAACACCAAAAACCCCTTTCGAAATCCGCCAAACTGAAAAGTTTCGTGAGGCTAGTGCCAGTGCAGAATATATCCAAGGGACGCCAGATGGAAAACGCCCTGGTATTTTCTATATGCCTATTCCTGATCCCAAAAAATTCAATGTTACATCCGGTATGGAATCTTTGTTTCTGCACGAGGCTATTCCAGGACATCATTATCAGGTATCACTACAACAAGAAAATACCAAACTTCCGAGATTTATGAGATTCGGATGGTTAGGCGCTTATGGCGAAGGCTGGGCGCTTTATTGTGAGTCTTTAGGCCCTGAATTTGGACTGTACACGGATCCTTATCAAAAAATGGGTTCTTTGAGTGATGAGATGCTGCGTGCGGTGCGTTTGGTAATTGATACTGGTTTGCATACTGGGCAGATGACTCGTGAGGAAGCCATTAAATATTTCTTAAGTAATGTCGCTTATGATGAGGCTGGCGCCACTGCCGAAGTAGAGCGTTATATGGCAATTCCAGGTCAGGCTTTAAGTTATAAAATAGGTGCGATAAAAATCCGAGAGCTTCGTGATAAGTATCAAAAAGATTTGAAGAAGAAATTTAATATCGCTTCATTCCACAACGAAGTCCTTAGTCAAGGTTGTTTGCCTTTGGATGTTCTAGATAGAAAAATGGAACTGTGGGCTAAAAAGCAAAAATAA
- the nth gene encoding endonuclease III: MTKKQRAQIILDELEKLYPAQPIPLHHTDPFTLLVAVALSAQTTDKKVNEISPNLFEVAGTPQRMAKLEEWEIKELIKEIGLSNTKAKNLKKMSQLLLERHNGEVPKSFEELEALPGVGHKTASVVMSQAFGVPAFPVDTHIHRLMKQWKLTEGKNVVQTEADAKKLWPKDTWNKLHLQIIFYGREYSPARGKGDKDFLTKMLFEK, encoded by the coding sequence ATGACGAAAAAACAAAGAGCCCAAATAATACTCGACGAGTTGGAAAAGTTGTATCCAGCCCAACCCATCCCATTACACCATACCGACCCTTTTACTTTATTGGTTGCTGTCGCACTTTCTGCACAAACGACCGATAAAAAAGTCAATGAAATTTCGCCGAATCTTTTCGAAGTTGCAGGAACGCCTCAACGAATGGCCAAGTTGGAAGAATGGGAAATAAAAGAACTTATCAAAGAAATCGGTCTTAGCAATACCAAAGCTAAAAACCTCAAAAAAATGTCCCAACTTCTTTTGGAACGCCACAATGGCGAGGTTCCCAAAAGCTTTGAAGAATTGGAAGCATTACCTGGTGTTGGACACAAAACAGCATCTGTAGTGATGAGTCAGGCTTTTGGTGTACCAGCTTTTCCTGTAGATACGCACATCCATCGCTTGATGAAACAATGGAAATTAACAGAAGGCAAAAATGTTGTTCAAACAGAAGCTGATGCCAAGAAACTTTGGCCCAAAGATACTTGGAACAAACTTCATCTTCAAATTATTTTCTATGGACGAGAATATTCGCCAGCTAGAGGGAAAGGTGATAAAGATTTTTTAACTAAAATGTTATTTGAAAAATAA
- a CDS encoding GNAT family N-acetyltransferase — MTFKSFETERLILKPTDLEDVDLIFELMNSPKWLEYIGDRNIKTKEDARQYILDKHLPNFENNGYGSYTVILKENGNKVGSSGLFKRDVLEVVDIGFAFLPEYEEKGYGYESSKKILEVAKAEFGLNKVSAITLPNNIASQKLIEKLGLTYQKMIQLSQDDDALMYYEGNL, encoded by the coding sequence ATGACATTTAAAAGTTTTGAAACCGAAAGACTTATTCTAAAACCAACGGATTTGGAAGATGTTGATTTGATATTTGAATTGATGAACAGTCCAAAATGGCTAGAATACATCGGCGATAGAAACATCAAAACCAAAGAAGATGCGCGACAATACATTCTCGATAAACATCTTCCAAATTTTGAAAACAATGGCTACGGAAGCTATACGGTAATTTTGAAAGAAAATGGTAACAAAGTTGGCTCTAGCGGGCTTTTTAAAAGAGATGTCCTAGAAGTTGTCGATATTGGATTTGCTTTTTTACCAGAATACGAAGAAAAGGGCTATGGCTACGAATCTTCAAAGAAAATTTTGGAAGTTGCAAAAGCAGAATTTGGATTAAATAAAGTTTCTGCAATTACACTTCCCAACAATATCGCATCACAAAAACTAATTGAAAAGCTTGGCCTTACGTATCAAAAAATGATACAACTTTCCCAAGATGACGATGCGTTGATGTATTACGAAGGCAATTTGTAA
- a CDS encoding site-specific integrase produces the protein MSHQVSHKNLGVPFQNPINTRKMKTLFYIRKSKMNVSNLCPLTCRITLDNQRKEFSTGIFINPDYWNAAKQKAYPPNKGNNQINTQLSLIKQEINQAFLLLQVQGKQYDVNDIYSLYKGENIKEEKSLMEMFKLHIAKQEKLIGISTSAVSLAKFNQTQTHVKSFIKYKYNRADFLLKDLTMAFITEFEFYLKAEKLFMQNTIHKTIQRLKHVVRLAVGLDYLAKDPFMLFKNKKPKKQVIFLTKEELEALEKHKFASQRLQQVADMFVFCSYTGLAYSEMVNLKEEDIYIGYDGNKWLHIYRQKTKRNYDIPLLSKAGSIINKYKTDKQLLPIISNQRFNSYLKEIAEIVGINKTLTHHTGRKTFASTILLYNDVPMEIVSELLGHSDIGITQEHYAKVVKEKVGEQMSKLNSIL, from the coding sequence GTGTCCCATCAGGTGTCCCACAAAAACCTAGGTGTCCCATTCCAAAACCCCATTAATACTAGAAAAATGAAAACCTTATTTTACATCCGAAAATCAAAAATGAATGTGAGTAACCTATGTCCTTTGACATGTAGAATCACCTTAGACAACCAAAGAAAAGAGTTCTCAACTGGTATATTTATTAATCCAGATTATTGGAATGCTGCTAAACAAAAAGCTTATCCTCCTAACAAAGGAAATAACCAAATCAATACACAACTAAGCCTGATTAAACAAGAAATTAATCAGGCTTTTTTATTGCTACAAGTTCAAGGAAAACAATATGATGTAAATGACATCTACAGCCTTTACAAAGGTGAAAACATTAAAGAAGAAAAATCCTTAATGGAAATGTTTAAGCTTCATATTGCAAAACAAGAAAAACTAATAGGAATTTCAACTTCTGCAGTTTCCCTAGCTAAGTTTAATCAAACACAAACACATGTAAAATCCTTTATCAAATACAAGTACAATAGAGCAGATTTCCTACTAAAGGATTTAACCATGGCTTTTATAACAGAATTTGAGTTCTATTTAAAAGCTGAAAAGTTGTTTATGCAAAATACAATACATAAAACCATCCAAAGATTGAAGCATGTTGTTAGACTAGCAGTTGGTTTAGATTATTTGGCAAAAGATCCTTTCATGTTATTCAAAAACAAGAAACCAAAGAAACAAGTTATATTCCTAACTAAAGAAGAGCTAGAAGCACTAGAGAAGCACAAATTTGCATCTCAAAGGCTTCAACAGGTTGCAGATATGTTTGTGTTTTGTAGTTATACAGGATTAGCATATTCAGAAATGGTTAACTTAAAAGAAGAAGATATCTACATTGGTTATGATGGTAATAAGTGGCTACATATCTACAGGCAAAAGACTAAAAGAAATTATGACATTCCTCTATTATCCAAAGCAGGATCTATTATTAATAAATACAAAACAGATAAACAGCTATTACCAATAATTAGTAATCAAAGATTCAATTCTTATTTAAAGGAAATAGCTGAAATTGTAGGTATCAATAAGACCTTAACTCATCACACAGGAAGAAAAACTTTTGCTTCTACTATCCTACTCTATAATGATGTACCCATGGAAATTGTATCAGAACTGCTAGGGCATTCTGATATTGGTATCACACAAGAACATTATGCTAAAGTTGTTAAAGAAAAGGTTGGTGAACAAATGAGCAAACTAAATTCCATCCTGTAA
- a CDS encoding bifunctional folylpolyglutamate synthase/dihydrofolate synthase encodes MPFKSPTEFTESNYKEAIDWLFAQVPNYQHDGESAYKPGLQNITKLCAYFGNPHNSLKCIHIGGTNGKGSTSNMLASILQEAGYKIGLYNSPHLVHFTERIKVNGAQCDKAFVYDMILKLQDLPEDIQPSFFEFTTVMAFEYFKRQQVDYAVIEVGLGGRLDATNIISPLVTAITNVQLDHQNILGNTIEEISYEKAGIIKSSIPIISGDDNLVVKSIIKEKASEIDASFLDATQIDANYSSDLEGLYQNKNKKVVIGIIHELQKIGLNISENNIKDGFLNVHKNTGFIGRWFIFSKEPLTICDTGHNQAGLENVFQQLNSYNQKKHIVLGFVNDKKIDDVTKILPENASYYFVKPSISRGRHPEEYQNLLEEAKISYKIFETVQEGYLAAKQEATDDEIIFIGGSNFVVGEFLEKNLETKE; translated from the coding sequence ATGCCTTTCAAATCACCTACAGAATTTACAGAAAGCAATTATAAAGAAGCCATTGACTGGCTTTTTGCACAAGTGCCTAACTATCAACACGACGGTGAATCTGCCTACAAGCCAGGTTTGCAAAATATCACAAAACTGTGTGCGTACTTTGGAAATCCACACAACAGCCTAAAATGCATACACATCGGCGGCACCAACGGAAAAGGCTCTACCAGCAATATGTTGGCATCTATCTTACAAGAAGCTGGATACAAAATAGGGCTTTACAATTCGCCACATTTGGTACACTTTACAGAACGAATAAAAGTCAATGGAGCGCAATGCGACAAAGCCTTTGTCTATGACATGATTCTTAAATTACAAGACTTGCCAGAAGACATCCAACCTTCTTTCTTTGAGTTTACCACGGTGATGGCTTTTGAATATTTTAAAAGACAACAGGTCGATTACGCCGTTATAGAAGTTGGACTCGGTGGACGATTGGACGCCACTAATATTATTTCGCCTTTAGTTACCGCTATTACCAATGTACAGCTCGATCATCAAAATATTTTAGGAAATACAATAGAGGAAATTTCTTATGAAAAAGCAGGCATTATTAAATCCAGCATTCCAATAATTTCGGGTGACGATAATCTTGTTGTAAAAAGTATTATTAAAGAAAAAGCATCAGAAATTGACGCAAGCTTTCTCGATGCTACCCAAATAGATGCAAACTACTCATCTGACCTTGAAGGGCTTTATCAAAATAAAAACAAAAAAGTCGTTATCGGAATCATCCATGAATTACAAAAAATAGGATTAAACATTTCCGAAAACAATATAAAAGATGGATTCCTAAATGTGCATAAAAACACAGGATTCATAGGACGTTGGTTTATCTTTTCCAAAGAGCCTTTGACGATTTGCGATACAGGGCATAATCAAGCTGGATTGGAAAACGTTTTTCAACAGCTTAATTCTTACAATCAAAAAAAACATATTGTTTTAGGTTTTGTAAATGATAAAAAGATTGATGATGTCACAAAAATTCTTCCAGAAAATGCAAGCTATTATTTTGTAAAACCAAGCATCAGCAGGGGCCGACACCCAGAAGAATATCAAAATCTACTCGAAGAAGCTAAAATTTCTTATAAAATTTTCGAAACCGTCCAAGAAGGCTATCTCGCTGCAAAACAAGAAGCTACAGATGACGAAATTATTTTTATTGGTGGAAGCAACTTTGTAGTTGGAGAATTTTTAGAAAAAAATTTGGAGACTAAAGAATAA